In Streptomyces nojiriensis, one genomic interval encodes:
- a CDS encoding glycoside hydrolase family 3 protein, with protein MVAVTAAGAASAAVGPHHVPDDARPPGRRPGRARLRALVDRMSLDEKVGQLFVSRAYGHSATDPDPADAEQNLAAFGVRTAAELVSRYHLGGIVYFAWAHNTRAPQQIAALSVGLQQAALTTGARIPLLLSTDQEHGAVARIGRPATLFPGAMALGAAGSTAHALRAARIAGSELAAMGIRQDYAPVADVNVNPANPVIGVRSFGSDPHAVAELVAAQVRGYQGAGVAATAKHFPGHGDTETDSHVGLPVMRHTRAAWEELDEPPFRAAVEAGVDAIMTAHIVFPALDPSGDPATLSRPIVTGLLRERLGFEGVVVTDALDMAGVRQKYGNDRVPVLALLAGCDQLLNPPDLGLAHRSVRAAVESGELTQARVEESVLRILELKARRGLLDEAYTTGREVDAVVGVQEHLTAADAIAAATTTLLADPGGLVPFDATAGPRLLVTGADPVSPTGTTGPPMAVLARELTALGCRATAVPPARAVAAAAGHAAVLVCTYNVPEGESPQRTLVTELIATGVPVLSLAVRNPYDPARLPQCAAELATYSWTDVEMRAAARVLTGVLRPAGRLPVPVPGRYPLGHGLTR; from the coding sequence ATGGTCGCCGTCACGGCCGCCGGGGCGGCCTCCGCCGCGGTGGGCCCCCACCACGTCCCCGACGACGCGCGGCCCCCGGGCCGCCGCCCGGGCCGGGCGCGGCTGCGCGCCCTCGTGGACCGGATGAGCCTCGACGAGAAGGTCGGGCAGCTCTTCGTCTCACGGGCCTACGGGCATTCGGCGACCGACCCCGACCCGGCGGACGCCGAGCAGAACCTCGCGGCGTTCGGGGTGCGCACCGCCGCCGAGCTGGTCTCCCGCTACCACCTCGGCGGGATCGTCTACTTCGCCTGGGCCCACAACACCCGCGCCCCGCAGCAGATCGCCGCGCTCTCGGTCGGCCTGCAGCAGGCCGCCCTCACCACCGGTGCCCGGATCCCCCTGCTGCTCTCCACCGACCAGGAGCACGGCGCCGTCGCCCGCATCGGCAGGCCCGCGACCCTGTTCCCGGGCGCGATGGCGCTCGGCGCGGCCGGCTCCACCGCCCACGCCCTGCGGGCCGCGCGCATCGCGGGCTCCGAGCTGGCCGCCATGGGCATCCGGCAGGACTACGCGCCGGTGGCCGACGTGAACGTCAACCCGGCCAATCCGGTGATCGGCGTACGGTCCTTCGGCTCCGACCCGCACGCCGTGGCGGAGCTGGTCGCCGCCCAGGTCCGCGGCTACCAGGGGGCCGGGGTCGCCGCCACCGCCAAGCACTTCCCCGGCCACGGGGACACCGAGACCGACAGCCATGTCGGGCTGCCGGTGATGCGGCACACCCGGGCCGCCTGGGAGGAGCTGGACGAGCCGCCCTTCCGGGCCGCGGTGGAGGCGGGCGTGGACGCCATCATGACGGCGCACATCGTCTTCCCCGCGCTCGATCCCTCGGGGGATCCGGCGACCCTCTCCCGGCCGATCGTCACCGGTCTGCTGCGCGAACGCCTCGGCTTCGAGGGGGTGGTGGTCACCGACGCCCTGGACATGGCCGGGGTCCGCCAGAAGTACGGGAACGACCGTGTCCCGGTCCTGGCCCTGCTGGCGGGCTGCGACCAGCTGCTGAACCCGCCGGACCTGGGCCTCGCGCACCGCAGCGTGCGGGCGGCCGTCGAGTCGGGCGAGCTGACGCAGGCGCGCGTCGAGGAGTCGGTGCTGCGGATCCTGGAGCTGAAGGCCCGCCGGGGACTGCTCGACGAGGCGTACACCACGGGCCGGGAGGTGGACGCCGTCGTGGGCGTGCAGGAGCATCTCACCGCCGCCGACGCGATCGCGGCGGCCACGACGACCCTGCTGGCCGATCCCGGTGGGCTGGTGCCGTTCGATGCGACGGCCGGACCACGCCTGCTGGTCACCGGGGCGGACCCGGTCTCCCCCACGGGTACGACCGGACCCCCTATGGCCGTACTGGCCCGGGAGCTGACCGCCCTGGGCTGCCGGGCCACGGCGGTGCCGCCCGCCCGCGCCGTGGCCGCGGCGGCCGGTCACGCGGCGGTGCTGGTGTGCACGTACAACGTCCCGGAGGGCGAGAGTCCGCAGCGCACGCTGGTGACGGAGCTGATCGCGACCGGTGTGCCGGTGCTCTCGCTGGCGGTCCGCAACCCGTACGACCCGGCCCGGCTGCCGCAGTGCGCGGCGGAGCTGGCGACGTACTCGTGGACGGACGTGGAGATGCGGGCGGCGGCCCGGGTGCTCACCGGGGTGCTGCGGCCCGCCGGCCGCCTCCCCGTCCCGGTCCCGGGCCGCTACCCGCTGGGCCACGGGCTGACGCGCTGA
- a CDS encoding EF-hand domain-containing protein: MTNDLLDRKLARAFTHLDADRSGVIDADDIIALGSRLLTALAEPADSPKAERVMGGLADFWQDLFTELDIDRDGKVTPEEYKQGMTRLYAQGGPAYDRSFRPMMSAILTIVDTDGDGLISPQEFHRAQEAFDTRLSPADTEALFHRIDANGDGSLTVDELLDAVREYYTGTDEDAPGNLLFGEF, translated from the coding sequence ATGACGAACGACCTGCTCGACCGCAAGCTGGCGCGCGCCTTCACGCACCTGGACGCCGACCGGAGCGGCGTGATCGACGCCGACGACATCATCGCGCTCGGCTCCCGGCTGCTGACGGCCCTCGCGGAGCCGGCCGACTCGCCCAAGGCGGAGCGGGTGATGGGCGGGCTGGCCGACTTCTGGCAGGACCTGTTCACCGAGCTGGACATCGACCGGGACGGCAAGGTCACGCCCGAGGAGTACAAGCAGGGCATGACCCGCCTGTACGCGCAGGGCGGGCCCGCCTACGACCGCTCGTTCCGCCCGATGATGAGCGCGATCCTGACGATCGTCGACACCGACGGCGACGGGCTCATCAGCCCGCAGGAGTTCCACCGGGCGCAGGAGGCCTTCGACACGCGGCTGAGCCCCGCCGACACCGAGGCGCTCTTCCACCGCATCGACGCGAACGGGGACGGCTCGCTGACGGTCGACGAACTGCTCGACGCGGTACGCGAGTACTACACCGGCACCGACGAGGACGCCCCGGGGAACCTGCTCTTCGGCGAGTTCTGA
- a CDS encoding EamA family transporter, whose protein sequence is MRPVHTALAVLVAAVWGFNFVVIQIGLDHFPPLLLSALRFLVAALPAVFFVGRPKAAWKWIVGVGIALGVAKFGLLFTGMDAGMPAGLSSLVLQIQSVFTAVLAAVVLRERPGRVRVLGMAVALAGIAVAAVDGGTSGPVLGFTLVVAAAACWGVSNVLTRKAAPPDALNFMVWVCTVPVLPLLALSLLLEGPERDLAALRALDWSGAAVIGYVAWVSTVFGFAAWSYLLRRYPASSVAPFSLLVPVFGMSSAALVLGESVSGLRWLAAVLLVGGVALTSLAPARAANRTGVGSGVSAGSPPATAAASPVPSGSLRTSGAAAPRSG, encoded by the coding sequence ATGCGTCCCGTACACACCGCCCTCGCCGTGCTCGTCGCCGCCGTCTGGGGCTTCAACTTCGTGGTCATCCAGATCGGCCTCGACCACTTCCCGCCCCTGCTCCTGTCCGCCCTGCGCTTCCTCGTCGCCGCCCTGCCCGCCGTGTTCTTCGTCGGGCGGCCCAAGGCCGCCTGGAAGTGGATCGTCGGGGTCGGGATCGCCCTCGGCGTCGCCAAGTTCGGCCTTCTCTTCACCGGCATGGACGCCGGCATGCCGGCCGGGCTGTCCTCGCTCGTCCTGCAGATCCAGTCCGTCTTCACCGCCGTCCTCGCCGCCGTCGTACTGCGTGAGCGGCCGGGCCGGGTGCGGGTGCTCGGGATGGCCGTGGCGCTCGCCGGGATCGCGGTCGCCGCGGTGGACGGCGGGACCTCCGGGCCGGTGCTCGGCTTCACGCTGGTCGTGGCGGCCGCCGCCTGCTGGGGCGTGTCCAACGTCCTGACCCGCAAGGCCGCCCCGCCCGACGCCCTGAACTTCATGGTGTGGGTGTGCACGGTCCCGGTCCTGCCGCTGCTCGCGCTCTCGCTGCTGCTGGAGGGCCCCGAGCGGGACCTGGCCGCGCTGCGGGCCCTGGACTGGTCCGGGGCGGCCGTCATCGGCTATGTCGCCTGGGTGTCCACCGTCTTCGGGTTCGCCGCCTGGAGCTACCTGCTGCGCCGCTACCCGGCCTCCTCGGTGGCCCCGTTCTCGCTGCTGGTCCCGGTGTTCGGGATGTCCTCCGCGGCCCTGGTCCTCGGGGAGTCCGTCTCGGGGCTGCGCTGGCTGGCGGCCGTACTGCTGGTGGGCGGGGTGGCGCTGACCTCGCTGGCCCCGGCGCGCGCCGCGAACCGTACGGGGGTCGGTTCGGGCGTCAGCGCGGGGAGTCCTCCCGCAACGGCAGCCGCCAGTCCTGTCCCGTCAGGCTCGCTCCGTACGAGCGGTGCGGCCGCTCCGCGATCAGGGTGA
- a CDS encoding DUF937 domain-containing protein, with the protein MTESSFQDDVLGELGDDKLTEIAGLLGTDDSGARETVSQTVGAMTGDLRQKADADDADGVAVRQAIAEVAEAEPPLEGVATLGGLGGLLSGGMMAGVLAKVGKPVAAAVSKRTGIPAATVSRVIEMLIPVVLAVLAKRASGRAAGTAAPGAAPSGAPGTSGGLGDLLGGGKK; encoded by the coding sequence ATGACCGAATCCTCATTCCAGGACGATGTGCTGGGCGAACTCGGCGACGACAAGCTGACCGAGATCGCCGGCCTGCTCGGCACGGACGACTCCGGCGCCCGGGAGACCGTCTCGCAGACCGTCGGCGCGATGACCGGCGACCTCCGGCAGAAGGCCGACGCGGACGACGCCGACGGCGTGGCGGTGCGCCAGGCCATCGCCGAGGTCGCCGAGGCCGAGCCGCCACTGGAGGGCGTGGCCACGCTCGGCGGCCTCGGCGGCCTGCTCAGCGGCGGCATGATGGCCGGGGTGCTCGCCAAGGTGGGCAAGCCCGTGGCCGCCGCCGTATCGAAGCGGACCGGCATCCCCGCGGCCACCGTCAGCCGGGTGATCGAGATGCTGATCCCGGTCGTCCTGGCGGTCCTGGCGAAGCGCGCCTCCGGCAGGGCGGCGGGCACCGCGGCGCCCGGCGCGGCCCCCAGCGGCGCCCCGGGAACGAGCGGCGGCCTCGGCGACCTGCTCGGCGGTGGCAAGAAGTAG
- a CDS encoding LysR family transcriptional regulator codes for MLDLARLRALHAVSVHGSVAGAAAALGYTPSAVSQQISKLERETRTTLLERRGRGVALTEEARHLADAAQELLAIVERTETTLEERRGQPGGLLTVAAFASAARGLLPQVLADLARRHPALDVRLTEVDPHLSVELVARGVTDLAVAHDWDIAPLPAPEGIEQAVIGDDLCDLVVPAGHPFTTRRVIRRSDLGGERWVCQPPGRVCHDWLVRTLRTAGFEPDIAHVAEENHTIVALVAAGLGVAVVPRLGTGALPPGAVAVPLEPGPVRRLYALWRTGAARRPAITEAVRSLQEHWADLQEA; via the coding sequence ATGCTCGATCTCGCCCGGCTGCGCGCCCTGCACGCCGTCTCCGTCCACGGCTCGGTCGCAGGCGCGGCGGCCGCCCTCGGCTACACCCCCTCGGCGGTCTCCCAGCAGATCTCCAAGCTGGAACGGGAGACCCGCACGACCTTGCTGGAGCGGCGCGGGCGCGGCGTCGCGCTCACCGAGGAGGCCCGCCATCTCGCCGACGCCGCCCAGGAGTTGCTGGCGATCGTGGAGCGCACCGAGACCACCCTGGAGGAGCGGCGCGGGCAGCCCGGCGGGCTGCTGACGGTGGCCGCGTTCGCCTCGGCGGCGCGCGGGCTGCTGCCGCAGGTGCTGGCCGATCTCGCCCGCCGGCATCCGGCGCTGGACGTCCGGCTCACCGAGGTGGACCCGCACCTGTCCGTGGAACTGGTGGCCCGGGGGGTCACCGATCTGGCGGTGGCCCACGACTGGGACATCGCCCCGCTGCCCGCACCGGAGGGGATCGAGCAGGCGGTGATCGGGGACGACCTCTGCGACCTGGTCGTCCCGGCCGGGCATCCCTTCACCACCCGCCGGGTCATCCGCCGCTCCGACCTCGGCGGCGAGCGCTGGGTCTGCCAGCCGCCCGGCCGGGTCTGCCACGACTGGCTGGTACGGACCCTGCGCACCGCCGGGTTCGAGCCCGACATCGCGCACGTCGCGGAGGAGAACCACACCATCGTCGCCCTGGTCGCGGCCGGGCTCGGGGTGGCCGTCGTACCCCGGCTGGGCACCGGCGCACTGCCGCCGGGGGCCGTGGCCGTACCGCTGGAACCGGGCCCCGTACGCAGGCTGTACGCCCTGTGGCGGACCGGGGCCGCCCGGCGCCCCGCGATCACCGAGGCCGTACGGAGCCTTCAGGAGCACTGGGCGGACCTGCAGGAGGCGTAG
- a CDS encoding citrate synthase, with protein MSDNSVVLRYADGEYTYPVVESTVGDQGFDISKLRAQTGLVTLDSGYGNTAAYKSAITYLDGEQGILRYRGYPIEQLAERSTFIEVAYLLINGELPTVDQLASFRNEITQHTLLHEDVKRFYDGFPRDAHPMAMLSSVVSALSTFYQDSHNPFDEKQRHLSTIRLLAKLPTIAAYAYKKSVGHPVVYPRNDLGYVENFLRMTFSVPAQEYDLDPVVVSALDKLLILHADHEQNCSTSTVRLVGSSQANMFASISAGISALWGPLHGGANQSVLEMLEGIKNDGGDVDAFIRKVKNKEDGVRLMGFGHRVYKSFDPRAKIIKAAAHDVLSALGKSDELLDIALKLEEHALADDYFVERNLYPNVDFYTGLIYRAMGFPTEMFTVLFALGRLPGWIAQWHEMIKEPGSRIGRPRQIYTGEVLRDFVPVEAR; from the coding sequence GTGAGCGACAACTCTGTAGTACTCCGGTACGCGGACGGTGAATACACCTACCCGGTGGTCGAAAGCACCGTCGGTGACCAGGGCTTCGACATCTCGAAGCTGCGGGCCCAGACCGGGCTCGTCACCTTGGACAGTGGCTACGGCAACACCGCGGCCTACAAGTCCGCGATCACCTACCTCGACGGTGAGCAGGGCATCCTGCGTTACCGCGGCTACCCGATCGAGCAGCTGGCCGAGCGGTCGACCTTCATCGAGGTCGCGTACCTGCTGATCAACGGCGAGCTGCCGACCGTCGACCAGCTCGCGTCGTTCCGCAACGAGATCACCCAGCACACGCTGCTCCACGAGGACGTGAAGCGCTTCTACGACGGCTTCCCGCGGGACGCGCACCCGATGGCGATGCTGTCCTCCGTGGTCAGCGCGCTGTCGACGTTCTACCAGGACAGCCACAACCCGTTCGACGAGAAGCAGCGCCACCTGTCGACGATCCGTCTGCTGGCCAAGCTCCCGACGATCGCGGCCTACGCGTACAAGAAGTCGGTCGGCCACCCGGTGGTCTACCCGCGCAACGACCTCGGCTACGTCGAGAACTTCCTGCGCATGACCTTCTCCGTGCCGGCCCAGGAGTACGACCTGGACCCGGTCGTGGTCTCCGCGCTCGACAAGCTGCTGATCCTGCACGCGGACCACGAGCAGAACTGCTCCACCTCCACCGTGCGCCTGGTCGGTTCCTCGCAGGCGAACATGTTCGCCTCGATCTCCGCCGGCATCTCGGCCCTGTGGGGTCCGCTGCACGGTGGCGCCAACCAGTCCGTCCTCGAGATGCTGGAAGGCATCAAGAACGACGGCGGCGACGTCGACGCCTTCATCCGCAAGGTGAAGAACAAGGAGGACGGCGTCCGCCTCATGGGCTTCGGACACCGCGTCTACAAGAGCTTCGACCCCCGGGCGAAGATCATCAAGGCGGCGGCGCACGACGTCCTCTCGGCGCTCGGCAAGAGCGACGAGCTCCTCGACATCGCGCTCAAGCTGGAAGAGCACGCGCTGGCCGACGACTACTTCGTCGAGCGCAACCTCTACCCGAACGTGGACTTCTACACCGGTCTCATCTACCGGGCGATGGGCTTCCCCACCGAGATGTTCACCGTGCTCTTCGCGCTCGGCCGCCTTCCCGGCTGGATCGCCCAGTGGCACGAGATGATCAAGGAGCCGGGTTCCCGCATCGGTCGCCCGCGCCAGATCTACACGGGCGAGGTCCTGCGCGACTTCGTCCCCGTGGAAGCCCGCTGA
- the recD2 gene encoding SF1B family DNA helicase RecD2, with the protein MAAADGAPRAVQLAVVDGVLERITYANEESGYTVARVDTGRGSGDLLTVVGSLLGAQPGESLRMEGRWGSHPQYGKQFTVENYRTVLPATIQGIRRYLGSGLIKGIGPKIAERIVEHFGTDTLDVIEGEPKRLIEVPGLGPKRTKLIGAAWEEQKAIKEVMVFLQGVGVSTSIAVRIYKKYADASISVVKNQPYRLAADVWGIGFLTADRIAQAVGIPHDSPERVKAGLQYALSQSTDQGHCFLPEDRLIADGVKLLQVDTGLVIDCLAELAADPEGVVREPVPDPQGGPDPLTAVYLVPFHRAELSLVGQVRRLLHAEDDRMPGFQDVDWEKALGWLAGRTGATLAPEQRDAVKLALTRRVAVLTGGPGCGKSFTVRSIVELARAKKAKVVLAAPTGRAAKRLAELTGAEASTVHRLLELKPGGDAAYDRERPLDADLVVVDEASMLDLLLANKLVKAVAPGAHLLLVGDVDQLPSVGAGEVLRDLLAEGGPVPAVRLTRIFRQAQQSGVVTNAHRINTGLPPITDGLPDFFLFPEEDTEAAGVLAVDVAARRIPARFGLDPRRDVQVLAPMHRGPAGAGNLNGLLQQAMTPARPNLPEKRFGGRVFRVGDKVTQIRNNYEKGANGVFNGTVGVVTGLDVDEQRLTVRTEEDEEIVYEFGELDELAHAYAVTIHRSQGSEYPAVVIPVTTGAWMMLQRNLLYTAVTRAKKLVVLVGSRKALGQAVRTVSAGRRYTAVAARLSGRIPVGNIT; encoded by the coding sequence ATGGCAGCAGCAGACGGGGCGCCGCGGGCGGTGCAACTGGCGGTGGTCGACGGCGTGCTCGAACGCATCACCTACGCCAACGAGGAGAGCGGGTACACGGTCGCCCGTGTGGACACCGGCCGTGGCAGCGGCGATCTGCTGACGGTGGTCGGCTCGCTGCTGGGCGCCCAGCCCGGCGAGTCCCTGCGGATGGAGGGCCGCTGGGGCTCCCACCCGCAGTACGGCAAGCAGTTCACCGTGGAGAACTACCGGACGGTGCTCCCCGCGACCATCCAGGGCATCCGCCGCTACCTCGGCTCGGGCCTGATCAAGGGCATCGGTCCGAAGATCGCCGAGCGGATCGTGGAGCACTTCGGCACCGACACCCTCGACGTCATCGAGGGCGAGCCGAAGCGGCTGATCGAGGTACCCGGGCTCGGCCCCAAGCGGACGAAGCTGATCGGCGCGGCCTGGGAGGAGCAGAAGGCCATCAAGGAGGTCATGGTCTTCCTCCAGGGCGTCGGCGTCTCCACCTCCATCGCCGTGCGCATCTACAAGAAGTACGCCGACGCCTCCATCTCCGTGGTGAAGAACCAGCCCTACCGGCTCGCCGCCGACGTGTGGGGCATCGGCTTCCTCACCGCCGACCGCATCGCCCAGGCCGTCGGCATCCCGCACGACAGCCCCGAAAGGGTGAAGGCCGGCCTCCAGTACGCCCTGTCCCAGTCCACCGACCAGGGGCACTGCTTCCTGCCCGAGGACCGGCTGATCGCCGACGGGGTCAAGCTGCTCCAGGTGGACACGGGGCTGGTGATCGACTGCCTGGCCGAGCTCGCCGCCGACCCGGAAGGGGTCGTACGGGAGCCCGTACCGGATCCGCAGGGCGGGCCGGACCCGCTGACCGCGGTGTACCTGGTGCCCTTCCACCGGGCCGAGCTGTCCCTGGTGGGGCAGGTACGCCGGCTGCTGCACGCCGAGGACGACCGGATGCCGGGCTTCCAGGACGTGGACTGGGAGAAGGCCCTGGGCTGGCTCGCCGGGCGGACGGGGGCCACGCTCGCCCCCGAGCAGCGGGACGCCGTGAAGCTGGCGCTGACCCGCCGGGTCGCCGTCCTCACGGGCGGGCCCGGCTGCGGGAAGTCCTTCACCGTGCGCTCGATCGTCGAGCTGGCCCGGGCGAAGAAGGCGAAGGTGGTGCTGGCCGCGCCCACCGGCCGGGCGGCGAAGCGGCTGGCCGAGCTCACCGGGGCCGAGGCCTCCACGGTGCACCGGCTGCTGGAGCTCAAACCGGGCGGGGACGCGGCGTACGACCGGGAGCGCCCGCTGGACGCGGACCTGGTCGTCGTCGACGAGGCCTCGATGCTGGACCTGCTGCTGGCCAACAAGCTGGTCAAGGCGGTGGCACCGGGGGCGCACCTGCTGCTGGTCGGCGATGTGGACCAGCTGCCGTCGGTCGGCGCCGGGGAGGTGCTGCGGGACCTGCTGGCCGAGGGCGGCCCGGTGCCCGCGGTGCGGCTGACCCGGATCTTCCGGCAGGCCCAGCAGTCCGGCGTGGTCACCAACGCCCACCGGATCAACACCGGGTTGCCGCCGATCACGGACGGGCTGCCGGACTTCTTCCTGTTCCCGGAGGAGGACACCGAGGCGGCCGGGGTGCTGGCCGTGGACGTGGCCGCCCGAAGGATCCCGGCCAGATTCGGGCTCGACCCGCGGCGGGACGTCCAGGTGCTCGCGCCGATGCACCGCGGCCCGGCCGGCGCCGGGAACCTCAACGGACTGCTCCAGCAGGCGATGACACCGGCCCGGCCGAACCTGCCGGAGAAGAGGTTCGGCGGCCGGGTCTTCCGGGTGGGCGACAAGGTGACCCAGATCCGGAACAACTACGAGAAGGGCGCCAACGGCGTCTTCAACGGCACCGTGGGCGTGGTCACCGGACTGGACGTGGACGAACAGCGCCTGACGGTACGGACGGAGGAGGACGAGGAGATCGTGTACGAGTTCGGGGAGCTCGACGAGCTGGCCCACGCGTACGCCGTCACCATTCACCGTTCACAGGGGAGTGAATATCCGGCGGTGGTGATCCCCGTCACCACCGGGGCCTGGATGATGCTCCAGCGCAACTTGCTCTACACGGCGGTGACCAGGGCGAAGAAACTGGTCGTCCTCGTCGGGTCCCGCAAGGCCCTCGGCCAGGCGGTGCGTACCGTTTCCGCAGGCAGGAGGTACACGGCGGTCGCCGCCAGGCTGTCCGGCCGGATACCGGTGGGAAACATCACCTAG
- a CDS encoding S28 family serine protease: MRKTLGWLLSLVVLIGTMGAAGSMAQAATAAQPAAATDIKDQILGIPGMSLIEEKPYPGYRFFVLNYEQPVDHRQPWKGTFKQRLTLLHKDVSRPSVFFTSGYNVNTNPRRSEPTTIIDGNQVSMEYRFFTPSRPDPANWSNLDIWQAASDQHRIFTALKKIYKKNWLATGASKGGMTATYYERFYPRDMDGVVAYVAPNDVVNHEDSAYDRFFAKVGTKECRDKLNAVQREALVRREPLEAKYAVAAAENGWTFTTVGDLDKAYEAVVLDYVWAFWQYSLLADCASIPAAATASDQEIWDTVDTISGFSAYTDQGLETYTPYYYQAGTQLGSPDIKQSHLKGLSRYGYQPPRNFVPRDIPMAFQPGVMADVDKWVRDNAHQMLFVYGQNDPWGAEPFRLGYGVRDSYVMIAPGANHGANVAKLMDGEKALATSRILQWAGVAPAAALADAGKAAPLAAPDAQLDQRDPEREPQLRP, from the coding sequence ATGCGCAAGACGCTCGGATGGCTGCTGTCGCTCGTGGTGCTCATCGGCACCATGGGTGCGGCCGGCTCCATGGCTCAAGCGGCCACAGCCGCGCAGCCCGCGGCCGCCACGGACATCAAGGACCAGATCCTCGGCATTCCCGGGATGAGCCTGATCGAGGAGAAGCCGTACCCCGGCTACCGCTTCTTCGTACTGAACTACGAGCAGCCGGTGGACCACCGGCAGCCGTGGAAGGGCACCTTCAAGCAGCGCCTGACCCTGTTGCACAAGGACGTCTCGCGGCCGTCGGTGTTCTTCACCTCCGGCTACAACGTCAACACCAACCCGCGCCGCAGCGAGCCGACGACCATCATCGACGGCAACCAGGTGTCCATGGAGTATCGATTCTTCACTCCCTCCCGGCCTGACCCGGCCAACTGGTCCAACCTGGACATCTGGCAGGCCGCCAGTGACCAGCACCGCATCTTCACCGCCCTGAAGAAGATCTACAAGAAGAACTGGCTGGCCACGGGCGCCAGCAAGGGCGGCATGACGGCGACCTACTACGAGCGCTTCTACCCGCGCGACATGGACGGTGTCGTCGCGTACGTCGCGCCCAACGACGTCGTCAACCACGAGGACTCGGCCTACGACCGCTTCTTCGCCAAGGTCGGCACCAAGGAGTGCCGCGACAAGCTCAACGCCGTCCAGCGCGAGGCGCTGGTGCGCCGCGAGCCGCTGGAGGCCAAGTACGCGGTCGCCGCCGCCGAGAACGGCTGGACCTTCACCACCGTCGGCGACCTCGACAAGGCCTACGAGGCCGTCGTCCTCGACTACGTGTGGGCCTTCTGGCAGTACAGCCTGCTCGCCGACTGCGCCTCCATCCCGGCCGCGGCCACCGCGAGCGACCAGGAGATCTGGGACACGGTCGACACGATCTCCGGCTTCTCCGCCTACACCGACCAGGGACTGGAGACGTACACGCCGTACTACTACCAGGCGGGTACGCAGCTCGGCTCCCCGGACATCAAGCAGTCGCACCTGAAGGGCCTGAGCCGCTACGGCTACCAGCCGCCGCGCAACTTCGTGCCCCGCGACATCCCCATGGCCTTCCAGCCGGGGGTGATGGCGGACGTGGACAAGTGGGTGCGCGACAACGCCCACCAGATGCTCTTCGTGTACGGGCAGAACGACCCGTGGGGCGCCGAGCCGTTCCGCCTCGGCTACGGGGTGCGCGACAGCTACGTGATGATCGCGCCGGGCGCCAACCACGGGGCGAACGTCGCCAAGCTGATGGACGGCGAGAAGGCCCTCGCCACCTCGAGGATCCTGCAGTGGGCCGGGGTCGCCCCGGCCGCCGCGCTCGCCGACGCGGGGAAGGCGGCGCCGCTGGCGGCGCCGGACGCGCAGCTCGACCAGCGCGACCCGGAGCGCGAGCCGCAGCTGCGGCCGTAA